TCCTAAATACGGACTGCAGGAAAAAATGATGGATTTTGTGAAGGACTCTTTGCAGGATGCTGACGTTTTTCTATTTATTGTAGATGTTACCGATAAAGCAGAACCGTCAGAATTTTTAATTGATAAACTGAATAAAATCCCTGTACCCGTACTTCTTCTATTAAATAAAGTAGACCAGACGGATCAGGCAGGTCTTGAAAAACTGGTTGAAGACTGGCATGCCAGAATTCCTAAAGCTGAAATTTTACCTATTTCTGCATTGAACGCCTTTAATACAGAGATTATTTTACCTAAAATAAAATCATTACTTCCAGAGAATCCTCCTTATTACGACAAAGATCAGTATACGGATAAACCTGAAAGATTTTTTGTAAACGAAGCAATTCGTGAGAAAATTCTTCTGAATTATGATAAAGAAATTCCATATTCTGTGGAAGTAGTCACTGAACAGTTCAAGGAGAAAGAAGGAATTATCTTT
The nucleotide sequence above comes from Chryseobacterium sp. 7. Encoded proteins:
- the era gene encoding GTPase Era — protein: MHKAGFVNIVGKPNAGKSTLLNQLMGEKLAIVTQKAQTTRHRIFGIYNEDDLQIVFSDTPGVLDPKYGLQEKMMDFVKDSLQDADVFLFIVDVTDKAEPSEFLIDKLNKIPVPVLLLLNKVDQTDQAGLEKLVEDWHARIPKAEILPISALNAFNTEIILPKIKSLLPENPPYYDKDQYTDKPERFFVNEAIREKILLNYDKEIPYSVEVVTEQFKEKEGIIFIDSIIYVERDTQKGIIIGHKGEAIKKVGTEARMDLEKFFTKKIHLNLFVKVKKDWRKNDRDLKNFGYR